The sequence TCGTCGCACAGTTGAACAGCACGTTGCAGTCGACGTTGTTTTAGGCTTGAACCTGAGCGACGCAGAGATGTGTTTGTTCCGGTAAGGCTTTGGATCGTGGCTCTTGATTCAAGAGTCAGAGATGGCTTGTGTGGAAGGGAGACCGTGTGGAAACGATGAGGGAAATGCGGTGCACAgcattcctttttttctttttcttttttggttcACGCAAAAATCATCACCCAGCCTTTATGAACTTGCAGATCAAATAATTAATAAGGCTCATGAGGTGGTCAACCGGACGTTGATATTGGTCCGATGAACGCTCCCATTCCCAGGTAGATCAAACCCCAAGCTAATAGAATAAAGAAGAGTTGAAAGTACGTGGGAAAAGAATATGTACTACTATGGGGCTGCCCGAGTATCTGTGTGGCAAATGCTCATCGCCAACGCCTCAATTGTtctcgaggacgaggatcaaGTTTACCAACCGTCTTTCCAATAGCTAACCGGTTCGAATACGGAACGGGGAGATCATCACAAGCGCGTATCCCCAGAAACTACTGTTGATCCCCCCTTgcagaaaatcaaaacagCATGAACACAAACAAGACCCTTTTTAACCAGCAAAACAATAGCTCCACTCTTCCTGCCCTTGTTGGACCTCGGTTTACGTTGGTCTCGTCCCGTCCCATGAACGAGAACAATGCGAGTCTCTTCGTCGGTATTCGTGGCTTCGAGGGTCCAGGTAGTCCAGATCCAGCATCAAGCTGGGATCTAGAATTTGTGGCTGAAATGGTAACCAGTTCCTCGAGTGCTCCTCTCGGCTCGTTTGGCGAAGTTGAGAAAACACATGAGACAATTGCCCTGGCACCTTACACAGCTGATGGGTACCGGGGAGTAGAGCTCTGAAAAACAAACTTCTCGAATTATATGAACAAGCATTGGCTCCACACATCCACGGTAGTGCCGTTCGGATCCATGCACTTATTGCACGAGAACAGGCAAGCAAAAACATGTCGACCGCGATCTTCTTGCCGAGCCTCACCAGACTACATGTAAGCTTGAAACCCACATGGCTAAGATCTCCGGGAGGGGACGATGAGTTCCTCGGCAAGCCCGTCGACTTGCCTGATTTCGATCAAGGCACAAAGACAGACAGAGTCCCTCTCGAGCTGAACTATCTAGTGGGGCCAAACCAAGGTAGAAATAAACTTGCCCTGTAATGATAGTCCCATCGATGGGACTGCCCTCAGTGTGTTCCGACCCTAGATTGTAAACCAAGGACTGTAGTCCCTTGATCATCGGCTCCGCTACCCCTGTCCAAGGTGACATAACTGGAAAACGGCCCCATGGGGGCCGAGACACACGAACAGACACATGCTCCGCTGCATCGAATAACATTGTCACTCGGAATGGAGAATTCATTGGCATGTCTAGACCAAGTCTCTAATCGCCCCTCAATTGACACGACTGAGATGCTGCCAGCTGAAGCGGAGACTGCTGCAAAGCTCTTCTGCCGAACGCCCTGATGGCTACAATCTGCACGAGCCTTGCAAGGCTGTGAGATCAGTACCTTGACGGTAAACAAGGGGTTCCCAAAATAATCAGTATATAAGTACTGTACTGATCGTCCGCCAGCTCAAGAGAATCGAACAATTACCCCGTGAGTCGACAAGCAGACCGACACCGACACGCGCATCTAAGCTCCGATCCCGTCGACACTGTTTTTATTTTCTTACAAAGGGAGCTAGAGGCTACTTAGAATTTACAATTGTCCATTTCAATATTCTGAAAATGCTGGCCATTTTTctatgtttcttttttgcaCTCGCAAGTGCCTATCCAGCGCGAGGCCCTTGCACAGGAGACTGCTGGACTCATGATCCATCACTGATTCGTCGCGTGTCCGATGGCACTTATTTTCGATTCTCTACCGGTACTGGTGTCAACACGATGACCTCTCCATCGCTGACGGGACCGTGGGTGGACGTTGGTCCAGCAATGCCAGATGGCTCCATCATCCGCGTTGATGGGGTTGACAGCAAGAATATTTGGGTATGTTCTCGCGGACTTCTCTCCAATGCCAAAACATGGACCCTATTTGGATGGGGGATTCACCTACAATGATGCTCGGCCATTTCGAGTACTACACGcacagagaaggaagacCTAACATTCCGCCCAGGCCCCCGACGTGCATTATCAAGATGGACTTTACTACATGTACTACGTACTCTCCAAACTGGGCACCCAAAACTCCGAGATTGGCGTGGCCACCTCGCCGACGATGGAACCCAAGTCATGGACCGACCACGGCATCGTTGGAATCCCTGCCAACAGCGCCTACAATCGGATCGATCCGAACTGGATCGAGGTGGATGGGAAACAGTACCTTCAATTCGGCTCCTACTGGCAAGGATTATTCCAAATTCCCATGGAAAGTCCTCTGCATGTCGAATCCGGCTCACCGCACCAACTTGCTCTCAATTCAAGCTTAAATCATCGCATCGAAGCTCCTTTCTTGTATCAACATGATAGCTACTACTATCTATTTTATAGTGGCGGTATCGCTGGCTCCTATACCGCTACATCCCCGCCACCAGGCGAGGAATACCGCATCGACGTCTGCCGCTCGTCGAGTGCGACTGGTGAATTTGTAAGTGATTCCTTCCGGGGAGATGTCTGCACTTTTTCCCTgaattttcttcttcctcgctCCAAGTCGCCGTCTTGGGTCTTCAACCCAATTATATAACTGACTTTTGGCCTACTCGGATCCGACAGGTTGATCAAACAGGCAAATCTTGCCGGGAATCAGGTGGTACTTTGATCCTCGCCAGTCATGACCAGGTGTATGCACCCGGAGGACAGTAAGTTGCAACCTGCCTCTTATCGCACCCTTCCCAGCCTACAAGCCCAGCACCATGTCCATTCAACCAATTCTCCCTCAAGCACGCAGAGACCAATCTGACGCAGAACTGACGCATGAAACAGAGGCATTCTGGACGACGAGGATCTCGGCCCTATTCTCTACTACCACTACTATTCCCTCACGGCCAAACAAAGCGGCGGCACCGGCATCGATGGCTATCTTTACGGCTGGAATGAGCTGGACTTTTCAACGGGCTGGCCCGTCGTCAAGGCAGTCTGAGGCGGCGTATGAAAAGTGTCCCTCTGGAGCTGTTCCCCAGCGaattcttctttcttttctttggtcGATCTTCACTTCGTGCAAAGTATAAGACGGTCTTTGCGCAGATGTGGAGATTGTACCGcaggttttctttttctttttctttttttttccgaatTTCTTGTTTATACTTTTGGATGTTGCTTAACGATCTCACGCCCGTTTTTTACATCCTGGGTATTTCTTGTCGATACTTGATACATTCATGGCAGCCGCTGCGTTCGGCTCGCTGTTGCAAGAATTTCGTTCTTTTATGATCCTGCTGCCTTGTTACCTCTTCTTGTCAGAGGATTGTCGATTTCGCCATTTATCAACCTAGGCCTTGTACTTGGTTCTGAATATGATGATGCAAACATGACTTGTATTCAAGTAGTCCCCGAAGGGACTTTCATCAATTGCGACCAAATGCACTAAACTCCCTGTTGAGTGGATGCCAATTTCTATACACATATTTCCCACATCATGCATGAAATGAAATAAAATGATACACTTTACCCGTTGAACTTAGCAAGGGAAACaaataaacaaaagaaacGTCCAGATGCTCATACCC comes from Penicillium oxalicum strain HP7-1 chromosome I, whole genome shotgun sequence and encodes:
- a CDS encoding putative arabinan endo-1,5-alpha-L-arabinosidase C, translating into MNTNKTLFNQQNNSSTLPALVGPRFTLVSSRPMNENNASLFVGIRGFEGPGSPDPASSWDLEFVAEMVTSSSSAPLGSFGEVEKTHETIALAPYTADGSPGGDDEFLGKPVDLPDFDQGTKTDRVPLELNYLLKRRLLQSSSAERPDGYNLHEPCKALKRIEQLPRESTSRPTPTRASKLRSRRHCFYFLTKGARGYLEFTIVHFNILKMLAIFLCFFFALASAYPARGPCTGDCWTHDPSLIRRVSDGTYFRFSTGTGVNTMTSPSLTGPWVDVGPAMPDGSIIRVDGVDSKNIWAPDVHYQDGLYYMYYVLSKLGTQNSEIGVATSPTMEPKSWTDHGIVGIPANSAYNRIDPNWIEVDGKQYLQFGSYWQGLFQIPMESPLHVESGSPHQLALNSSLNHRIEAPFLYQHDSYYYLFYSGGIAGSYTATSPPPGEEYRIDVCRSSSATGEFVDQTGKSCRESGGTLILASHDQVYAPGGQGILDDEDLGPILYYHYYSLTAKQSGGTGIDGYLYGWNELDFSTGWPVVKAV